The stretch of DNA GCAATTAACTACACCTCAAAGTTGTGACAGAGCAAAGGTTCAAATTCAGAACCTCTCACTAGCACTGGGCTAGGCATGCTGGGATCAGAAAGTTTCTGCGAACAAGCCATGACCTAAATCACTTGGCGTCTACTGATGCCCATTCCCACTGGTGAGCAGTCTGCTAACACCAACTAACAAAACCAGATGAActtctccaattttatttttatttttttttatatttatttttgagagtgagacagagagagacggaatgtaagcaggggagaggcagatacagcatctgaaacaggttcctggctccaagctgtcagcacacagcctgacatggggctcgaacgcatgaactgtgagatcatgacttgagccgaagtcagacacacaatACGATGTATAAACCATTTTTATTGAGATGTTCcagctccttttttttaatcaggttagTCAGTTTGTAAAGTTAACAGTTCCTGTTGGAAAAGAGACTTGAAGTTAGAGAATACCCACTACAATAGTTTTGTGGGGGGAGGTGAGAgggttaagattttatttttaagttatctctgcacccaacatgggattcaaactcatatccctgagatcaagagacacatgctccactgacagagccagccagatgtcccttagtaacatatttttaattaattacttttaagtaagttctacacccaatgtggggcttgaactcatgaccttgagatcaggagtcatgTGTGttcactgcctgagccagccaggtgcccctgaatacaCACTATgttaaaacaaagcagaacacaGAGATGGCTGAGCAGCAAAGATGTTAGCAGAGATCACAGAGGGATGTAAATTTCAGGGGTAACTTCAGGTAACTCTAATGACCTGCCACCCCACCATGCGACTGAGCTCCGTGGAAGTTCACCCAAAGCTGAATGCCTGGATACCTATTCCATGCACATTTCACTTCGGTTTGAACTAGAGATTGAATAGAGTCTAAAGATAAACAAGTGAGTGGACATCCATATGACACACACAATGGCATCATTCACCAATTACAAAAAGCTCTGTAACTTAACGCTGCCTACTTTTGCCCAGCTGGGATTTTTCAAGGGACCTTCTTTCACTGTATCCCACAATCTGTTTTCCTCAAAGACACTTCCCAGGCCTACCTGCTCATCGTAGGCTCCATTGACAAAAGTCTCACTATTCATTAGATTCTCCTCTTCTTGGCCATTTTCTTTATGGCAGCTCAAATTTCTTGCTGCTGCTGCATTATTTCTAAACATCAAAGAAACAGAGTCATCAGAGTTGTTCCTTGAGACTCAAGCTGGGATCCATGGAGCTATGGTTAGAAAGGGCCAACGCATCGCCTATCAAACTATCATTAAGGGAATGATGTTCCATTTTGTCGTTTAAGTGAATCAAACGACCTAGAATGCACAATGCTTGGGTCCATTATGATTTGTTACTAGGCATTCActtaatttccaaaatacatCTTCTCAACTGGGGGAAACTAGGTAATTGGGGTCAATGAGAGATCAGACACAGGTGAGTTAAGAAATcagattggctcagttggttgggggtccgactttggctcaggtcatgatctcgcagttagtgggtttgagccctgtgtcaggctttgtgacGACAGCTcagacctgcttcggattctgtctccttcactctttgccattccctggctcatgctctgtctctctcttaaaaataaataaacatcaaaaaaatttttttaacttaaaaaaaaagaaagcagattaatggagcacctgggggagcttagtcggttaagtgtctgacttcggctcaggtcatgatctcagggttcctgggttcaggccctgttGGCCTTGCGGTGAGCTCcaggctaacagctcagagcctggagcctgtttcagattctgtctccctctctctctgcccctcctcaacctGTGCCCAttcacgcttgctctctctctcaaaaataaatattaaaaaaaagttttaaataaacattttttaaaaagccaattaaTATGATAGAAAGACCTGAAGTGACCGTCAATACTCCAGGGGTAGAATTTCAGTCCATTTTAACATCAGTAAGCTATTAACCAGTGTTTCCTTGGGCAAAGATATACAATTTCTCCTGGTCTTCTCTTCAGTGTGTGGGTGCTAGATAAAGACATAACTTCTAaaactttccttctctccatATTTCTTGATACACAGGCTGCTTAATGTCTCAGCCTAGTATGTGTAACCTAATCAGTTTCTTCAGTTTCTAGAACTTCCTCTCCTAAAGCCGATTTTGTCATCCTTCCTACTCTGAGCCAGcattttattatcctcatttgtttctttaatccCAAGACTCTCCTGCTCTTAGGAAAAAGTTTTTGTTCGCTTTCTATCTTTCCAGAGTTGATTTCACCTCCTGTTACTGGCTGAGTTGTGTCCCGtccaaattcaaatgttgaagtcctaacccccaagtACCTCAGGGTGAGAAAGGCTTCAAAGAGATAATTATGTTCAAATGAGATCATTAGTTTGGGCCCCAATCCCATATGACTTGTGTCCTGAtgagagattaggacacagacttgtacagaggaaagaccatgtgaagacacagggaggagTCTGCATCCACAATTCAAGGTGAAAACAACTCCATACTTGCAGCCTCTAGAACTACGAAAGTAAATCTGTTGGCACCCAGTCTGTTGGATTGGTTAGAACAGCCCCAGCAAACTAACACACCTCTGAATTTTCCTCCAAACAATCATTGGCACTAACTCTGCCTCATTTGAAAAGAATCCCATCACTTCATCCCTGAGATTATGATGTCACCAATTGCTGTTGAGGGTGATTTTACCTGCATCAACGCCTCCTATCCCTTACGATATTGTTTGCCAGGTCTCACTCAAAGACATGgcctctgttgtttttctgtagGTCATCTAACAGGTGAGGGCTGCTCCGTCACCCAAATCCTTCCTCAGAGGACAAGCTTCTAGGGTGGAGTCATACCTCCAACCCCATTAATCTTACTTTATAAGGCTCCTTGGGAATAAACTCTCCCATGAGGACATTAATAGCTGCTCACCTTtttaatttgtgttgttttctgaaATAGACAAATGCTCCCAGAGCTACCAGGACAACTGATAAGGCAATGGGCACGCTGAGGGCCATGTGGCCAGGGGCAGATCCACGTGCTGGCTCTTCACAGAACTCTCTACCATATTCCATCAGACAGCTGCACTTTCTCAGTTCTCCTACCACCGTGCAGACTCCCTGCCCATTACAGAAGTCGGTGCCACAGGGCAGATGTTTTGCCCTCTGTAAGTCCTTGGGCTGAACAGGCTCGCCTTTTCCTTTGGTATTCGAGGTCTTGCTTTCACTAACAGCAGTTGGAGGGAGCAGTGTTTTTCTGAGAGGGTAGTTCATCCCTTCTGGCCCCGGAGATCTAGCCCTGGTAGACTCAGTAGCTTGGAGAGGTAGGGCAGCCTTTGGAGTCCACCGTTTTCCAGCCTTCACATTTTTTGACGTTGGTGTTGAATGGGTTTTATCTGGATAGGTACCTACAAAAACAGGTGGGAGTGAGGGTATATACACACATGGGTCAGTTAGAactatttcagaagaaaaagaattctagaaGACTTAACCAGCAAAGTCTAAACTTATCATCATTACTATTACCATTggacaaacaaaaaagtaaaaacataccaaaaaactGCATATGGTAAGGCACTTAAAATGTTCGGTTTCAGGACCAGCCTATCATACTAATCCATAAACAATGGTATGCCCAGTTTTAGGCAAGGTAGACTGCCTcagttacaaaaatgttttattttataaggaaTAGGGTGGTAGATCTAAGTGGCAAATTTCtagaaagattttaaagatgtaaatttATCTGTAAATACGATAGTTTTTGAGTCCAAGGAAGCTGTTGGCTTAGCAAGATCTACAAGCTGCAAATACTGGACTGGACTTGGTGGCACTGGTGGGCAGGAGGGAGTGGGCAACAGGGTGCTTCTCACCGACAATCTGAAAGTTGGGTTTGCGTTTAAGACAGTGCACCATATTCTCCATCCTTGTCGGCACACGCACTCTTCCACACCAAACTACCAGAACAAACTACCAGGAGGGAAGACAGCGGAGTTTGCAATAAAACCACCTGCTGCCTCTGCCTTAAGCGGGTGTCCCAGGGGTGTTTCCACTCCAGGACAGTTTAGGGTCTTTGGCAGTTGGTATGCCCAGAGGAAGCCAGTCTAGCTCCATCCCCTCCAAATGAGCTTCATGTGAAAGTCAGGGTAAAATACTGATTTAGGAGTAGAGCCAACTCCTAGTCATCAGGAGGGAGACAGGTGAGGGGATGTTAGGTTTCCAGTTTAAAGACCAGACGGTGAAGGCAATGCATTTCTCATTCACTGACGTGTGTGATTGAGTCACTATAACATGAGGCTTTTCAGAAATTACTCTCATTCACTAGACCATAGAGTCAACTCTGGGAGTCAAAACATATTAACTTTCCAATTTGAGACGAATTGATTAGGGGTAACAACTGGTATTCCAACTAATCAGCTTTTAGGAAGATGAAGTTTTAAATGGAGAAGTCAGTAAGAACTCTTGGCTGTGAGATTCCTTTTCCAGTTTGTTTTCTTACTAGTTATGATGAGTTTCAGTGCTGACCCCACCGGTTTCTTCAGTTCTACAGCTCACGTGAGTTGAATACCATTGGAGCCAAAGCTGTAGAATTTGAGTATAGTGACTGTCACTTAGCGAACTGGCCAGAACGACAACTTTCCATGAAAGCCCCATCTGGCAGCAGCATTTCTGTAATGACCATCTACGAGCTAGCATTTAAGAACCAACATGACAATGGTATGTACTAATATGGCAGCTTTATTTGCATGCTCTTGTATTCTTTGACTCTTTGACATAGGAAAGTGTTAGTTCCACATTGAAAAGGGGGAGCCGAACCAAGACAGGTCAAATCATTTGCCCAATCTCCTCCTCCTGGGCTGTGCTCACTGTGTGATCAATTTAAATGGACAGAATCAAATCTAGGTTGAATGAGTGTTCTTTCAGACAACATACAAACTGCCGAGCCCTTTGCATCTACCATATTGCCTGTTCTAAACTGAATGGGAGGCCGCATTAGCTTTCCAGAAGGAGTCTACATAATCTATATCCAATTGCCCACAAAAGTTTTATGTTGTTCAGGTTAAAAGTGCCCATAATAACAGGGATATGGTCTAGAAAATAAAAGCTTGAAGCATACTACAGAATTAAAGATTAAGAATTAGATtgagatattaaaaattattttattaaatattaaaaagtatgtcATGTATGGTGATAAACAGTAAGGTCCTGGATAGGAATTACTCACAGCCCATTTCATCAGATCCATCCAGACAGTCGGCATGGCCATCACAAACTTGCTCCATGGAAATGCACTTCTGACCATCCTTACAGGATCGTGATGGCCCAGAGCACAGGACAGCTTCAATACATCTGCTTATGTTAGCCAAGTAGTACCCACTGGGACATTTACAAGTCCGTCCTTCAGGATTTGGCAAACATATATGGCTGCACCCTCCATTGTCTTTTGAGCAACTGTTACTACCTGtggatcccccccaccccacaaaaaAACCACATTGATTTAGATGGTTTCAGAAGGGTCTTCTGCTGACATTCTGCAAATAGACTATCAGTGTAATAGGACCCAGATGTTTTTCCCAGAGTAGATAGCTTTTCAGTTTAACTCCTTTTGGTCAACATGTGCTGAGTGATTGGTGATTCTTCTTCATGGATAAGGATGACTTCAGAAGGCTAAGAGGTCATTCAAGTGACCAGCTTAAGAAAAGCtgagcttggggcacctggggggctcagttggttaagtgtccgacttcagctcaggtcatgatctcacggattgtgagtttgagccccgcagcgggttctgtgctgacagctcagagcctggagcctgcttcagattctgtgtctccctctctctctgccccctccctactcatactctgtctctcactccttcaaaaataaataaacattaaaaaatttttttaaagaaagaaaaattgaacttAACTCTGGCCCATACAAGACCCCTTGTGAGTTCCTCTTTCCCCTTCACAGTAAGCTCCCACCATTAACACTAGAAGAGCCTTAGGAATAAAGCTCTCTTTTGATGAAAACGTGAAGGCTGTGGTGTCTATTCTCCCTCTGTAAGActctgagtagaagtcagacatTTATAGCTGATCATGGTTCTGCAAGGCTTAGATCTTAATCTTTAACTTCTAGGaaggttttattttgagaaggtcCAGGAATAGTAGACTAGGTATGTATACAGTGCAGATAAAATTTGCCTCAGGAGTAACAGGGACCCTCCTGCTTCTCAGAACTAAGCCACAGATGATCGTCACTTGGGTGCCCTTTAATCACactgaaaaattctaaaatggtTCTCTCTGGAAAGCCTTCAAAAGTTTCAGCATGACTAACACCAGTTTATAATGTTTAGCTTTCCAAAGCAATGGGGCAGCATTCACTGAAAACCAAAATAGTCAATATACATAGTAGTGGTAGATGTGATTAACTATTTGAGCTCACATTGTTGGTGTTAATCTCAACTAGGAAAAGACTTTTATCTATTACTATTTTACTAAGCCCATCATCACTCTACCCAAACACTGGAGGAAAACATCTGAGCACCTCCAAGTTGGTATTCCAAGGATTAGTTAACATCACAAGTGGATATAAGGGACAACAAGTCGAAAAAAGGTTAGTTccactgcagagataaaagaaaatttccattatACCACAGTTGTAACTCCATCTGCAATAGAACCCAAGTATACCAATCTTCAGCTCAATATACTTTCCACTATTTTGTCTCCTTGATAACTATACCAGAACTATACTGCACATAACTGCATCAAGACAGGAGAGTTATGCAGATCTATAAGAATTTGCCAGAGAAATAATTTGATGGGAAACACAAAGTTATTTCAAGGAGCTATTATGGGATGGAGGATCCTCTCCAGGGGGGAAACGCAGCAGGCTTCAATGTTGGCATAATCTTTGCTTACCCTGTTGACCAAGTTTACTGTAAACTTTTAAATCCACAACCTTCTGGTCTATTTGGAACCACTGGTTTTCAGAAAGTTCTGCCTTGCTGT from Suricata suricatta isolate VVHF042 chromosome 1, meerkat_22Aug2017_6uvM2_HiC, whole genome shotgun sequence encodes:
- the LOC115287958 gene encoding uncharacterized protein LOC115287958 codes for the protein MEQVCDGHADCLDGSDEMGCTYPDKTHSTPTSKNVKAGKRWTPKAALPLQATESTRARSPGPEGMNYPLRKTLLPPTAVSESKTSNTKGKGEPVQPKDLQRAKHLPCGTDFCNGQGVCTVVGELRKCSCLMEYGREFCEEPARGSAPGHMALSVPIALSVVLVALGAFVYFRKQHKLKRNNAAAARNLSCHKENGQEEENLMNSETFVNGAYDEQELLTLQTD